One region of Mucilaginibacter gotjawali genomic DNA includes:
- a CDS encoding cytochrome c3 family protein, producing the protein MRSFSLLFKQFSRSVLVVAGFAFLGTSAFAQGDAAKGEAIFKAKCTTCHAIDRRVIGPALGPQLNTEPDDKFLTKWIQNNQALIAAKDPKALTIYNQYNQAGMTVFAELSDADVAGILTYVRTTYKAMQTAPKAAAGGPAAESGPSQMVIFALIGVIILAFVIILVLNKVVSTLERLLLKNKELMIAEPVAEAAPVDRMATVKKLAKNKKLVFFVLLCGTLALGSWTWVTLWTTNVHQGYQPVQPIKFPHDLHAGAMKIECQYCHSGAYKSKNASIPSLNVCMNCHKSIDRRKDATVPSPEIAKIYDALGYDPATTKYDSTKARPIQWIRIHNLPDFAYFNHSQHVKVGGLKCQTCHGQVQEMKEVYQYSPLTMKWCIQCHKRTNVNMKGNAYYEKMEAVHDLIKAGKPVTEAAMGGIECGKCHY; encoded by the coding sequence ATGAGGAGTTTCTCATTACTTTTTAAACAATTTTCAAGGTCGGTTTTAGTGGTTGCCGGTTTTGCTTTTTTAGGAACCTCTGCTTTTGCGCAGGGAGACGCCGCTAAGGGCGAAGCCATATTTAAAGCCAAATGTACCACCTGCCATGCCATTGACAGAAGGGTGATCGGCCCTGCGTTAGGCCCACAGCTTAATACGGAACCTGACGATAAGTTTCTGACCAAATGGATCCAGAACAACCAGGCTTTAATTGCAGCAAAGGACCCGAAGGCCCTAACCATTTACAACCAGTATAACCAGGCCGGCATGACCGTGTTTGCCGAATTATCTGATGCAGATGTAGCCGGCATTTTAACCTATGTGCGCACCACCTACAAAGCCATGCAAACGGCGCCGAAAGCTGCCGCCGGAGGACCTGCTGCAGAATCGGGACCGAGCCAGATGGTAATTTTCGCACTGATCGGCGTTATTATCCTTGCCTTTGTCATCATCCTTGTATTAAACAAGGTGGTTAGCACACTCGAAAGATTGTTGCTGAAAAACAAAGAGCTGATGATAGCCGAGCCTGTTGCAGAAGCAGCCCCGGTTGACCGTATGGCAACTGTCAAAAAACTCGCTAAAAATAAAAAATTGGTATTTTTCGTACTGTTGTGCGGTACCTTAGCGCTTGGCAGCTGGACATGGGTTACCCTTTGGACCACCAACGTTCACCAGGGTTACCAGCCGGTGCAGCCCATCAAATTCCCGCACGACCTGCATGCCGGCGCAATGAAAATTGAATGCCAGTACTGTCACTCCGGTGCATACAAATCGAAAAATGCATCCATACCATCATTAAATGTTTGTATGAACTGTCATAAATCAATTGATCGCCGGAAAGATGCTACCGTTCCATCACCTGAGATCGCAAAAATTTATGATGCATTGGGATATGACCCTGCAACAACCAAATACGACAGCACCAAGGCAAGGCCAATTCAATGGATCCGTATCCACAACCTGCCTGACTTTGCATACTTCAACCACTCACAGCACGTAAAAGTTGGCGGCTTAAAATGCCAAACCTGCCACGGCCAGGTTCAGGAAATGAAAGAAGTTTACCAATACTCGCCATTAACAATGAAATGGTGTATACAATGCCACAAACGTACCAACGTAAATATGAAAGGCAACGCATACTATGAGAAAATGGAAGCAGTGCACGATTTGATTAAAGCTGGCAAACCGGTAACCGAAGCCGCTATGGGCGGTATCGAGTGCGGTAAATGCCACTATTAA
- a CDS encoding TAT-variant-translocated molybdopterin oxidoreductase — translation MDSNKKYWKGLEELNKTPEFVELNKHEFAEPIPIEDVLTGGGLEGRTPRRDFLKAVGFGVGAVTLAACQKVPVHKSIPYLIKPEEVTPGIANYYASTLEGQAILVKTREGRPIKIEGNPNDIIGKGGLSARAQASVLDLYDVTRLKNPLKDNGDYGWEQTDSFIKSELDAIKASGKKIRLITSTITSPSSLAVIADFLAAYPTAKHINYDAVSYTGIIQGNQNSFGKAVLPHYNFDKADVIVSFGADFLGTWISPVEFIRQYVQNRNNKSLEAKKMSRHIQFETSMSVTGTNADVRIPIKPSEEGVALLNLYNAISGTTLPGSQKLTNNPIADKALTLVAKELLQAKGKALVVAGSNDVATQILVNAINSLLGSYGKTIDLDNPSKQFAGNDAEFAEFVSEMNSGDVGAVFFLNANPVYDYYKSADVVNGLKKVRLKVSFSDKNEETAALCNIIAPNHHYLESWGDDNALEGYYTILQPTINPVYDTRQAEHSLMIWSGSTVKDYYTYVRNTWDKSLLAKGGLSGQAGWEKLLQTGFVQTAPIAAGSYSFSYGLDSVAQKILDHSKELTADGSKVELQLYQKVSMRDGKRANNPWLQELPDPVSKTTWDNYANVSPADMKKWGWQDGDVVKIDANGYSISVPVISQPGQAQGTVSVAVGYGRTIAGPVGDNVGKNAFPFHTLRNNTLQTSVVAALTATGTNSPLAQTQTHHSIEGRNSIIKEATFTEYLKNPGARTGKEEDHKVYNLWDNYEHPTYNWVMAIDLNACTGCGACVVACSAENNVPVVGKDEVKRRREMHWIRIDRYYSFNDNGSNGGTTREHEIATMKLDDLDHVKVVYQPMLCQHCDHAPCETVCPVLATVHSSEGLNHMAYNRCIGTRYCANNCPYKVRRFNWFNYWNDARFENYLQGDHTQLVLNPDVTTRFRGVMEKCSMCIQRIQAGKLKAKIEKRPLKDGDVKVACQQTCPANAIVFGDGNDPESEVSKALKSERTYYVLEELGVQPGVGYQVKVRNISELEA, via the coding sequence ATGGATAGCAATAAAAAATACTGGAAAGGTTTAGAAGAGCTGAACAAAACCCCGGAATTTGTTGAATTGAACAAACACGAATTTGCGGAGCCTATTCCAATCGAAGATGTTTTAACAGGAGGCGGTTTAGAAGGAAGAACACCGCGCCGCGACTTTTTAAAAGCAGTAGGCTTTGGCGTAGGTGCAGTAACTCTTGCTGCTTGTCAAAAAGTGCCTGTTCATAAATCCATACCCTATTTAATAAAACCGGAGGAAGTTACCCCGGGTATTGCCAACTACTACGCCTCTACTTTAGAAGGCCAGGCTATTTTGGTAAAAACCCGTGAAGGACGCCCGATCAAAATAGAAGGTAACCCGAATGATATTATAGGTAAAGGCGGTTTAAGTGCAAGGGCACAGGCTTCTGTACTCGACCTTTATGATGTTACCCGCTTAAAAAATCCATTAAAAGATAACGGCGATTACGGTTGGGAACAAACCGATAGCTTTATTAAAAGCGAACTTGACGCCATTAAAGCATCCGGTAAAAAAATACGCCTGATCACGTCAACCATTACCAGCCCATCTTCACTGGCGGTAATTGCTGATTTCCTGGCGGCCTATCCAACTGCAAAACACATTAATTATGATGCGGTATCCTATACCGGCATTATCCAGGGCAACCAGAATAGCTTCGGCAAAGCAGTGTTGCCTCATTATAATTTTGATAAAGCAGATGTAATTGTAAGTTTCGGCGCTGATTTCCTGGGCACATGGATCTCGCCTGTTGAATTCATCAGGCAGTACGTGCAAAACAGGAACAACAAATCGCTGGAGGCTAAAAAAATGTCGCGCCACATCCAGTTTGAAACCTCGATGAGCGTAACCGGCACCAATGCTGATGTTCGTATCCCGATAAAACCATCCGAAGAAGGTGTTGCCCTGCTTAATTTATACAATGCAATTTCAGGCACTACTTTGCCTGGAAGCCAGAAACTGACAAACAATCCAATAGCTGATAAAGCTTTAACGCTTGTTGCAAAAGAGTTACTGCAGGCTAAAGGTAAAGCGTTGGTGGTTGCAGGTTCAAATGATGTAGCTACCCAGATTTTGGTTAATGCCATCAACTCCCTGTTAGGAAGCTATGGAAAGACCATCGATCTGGACAATCCGTCAAAACAATTTGCCGGTAACGACGCAGAATTTGCGGAATTTGTTAGTGAAATGAACAGCGGCGATGTTGGCGCAGTATTTTTCCTGAATGCCAACCCGGTTTATGATTATTATAAGAGTGCGGATGTTGTAAACGGTTTGAAAAAAGTGCGTTTAAAAGTATCTTTCTCTGATAAAAACGAAGAAACTGCTGCACTTTGTAATATTATCGCTCCAAATCATCATTACCTTGAATCATGGGGTGATGACAATGCATTGGAAGGCTATTACACGATCTTACAACCAACCATAAACCCTGTTTATGATACCCGCCAGGCTGAACATAGCCTGATGATATGGTCTGGCAGTACTGTAAAAGATTACTATACTTATGTACGCAACACCTGGGATAAATCGCTTCTTGCAAAAGGCGGATTATCCGGACAGGCAGGTTGGGAAAAATTATTACAAACCGGTTTTGTACAAACCGCGCCTATCGCCGCAGGCAGCTACTCTTTCTCCTACGGGCTAGACAGCGTTGCACAAAAAATACTGGATCACAGCAAAGAACTTACCGCCGATGGCAGCAAAGTTGAATTGCAGCTTTATCAAAAAGTATCCATGCGCGATGGCAAAAGGGCCAACAACCCATGGTTGCAGGAGTTGCCCGACCCGGTTAGCAAAACCACCTGGGACAATTATGCTAACGTATCCCCTGCTGACATGAAGAAATGGGGCTGGCAAGATGGTGATGTAGTTAAAATTGACGCAAACGGTTATTCAATAAGTGTACCGGTAATATCACAGCCTGGGCAGGCACAAGGCACTGTATCAGTAGCTGTTGGCTACGGCCGTACCATTGCCGGGCCGGTTGGCGACAATGTGGGTAAAAACGCATTTCCTTTCCATACGCTGCGTAACAATACATTGCAAACAAGCGTTGTTGCTGCATTAACTGCTACAGGTACAAATTCGCCGCTGGCACAAACGCAAACACACCACTCTATTGAAGGGCGTAACAGCATTATAAAAGAAGCAACCTTTACTGAATACCTTAAAAACCCGGGCGCACGTACCGGGAAAGAGGAAGATCATAAAGTATACAACCTTTGGGACAATTATGAGCACCCTACCTATAACTGGGTAATGGCGATTGACCTTAACGCTTGTACCGGTTGCGGCGCCTGCGTTGTTGCCTGCAGCGCTGAAAATAACGTACCTGTTGTGGGTAAAGACGAAGTTAAGCGTCGCCGCGAAATGCATTGGATCCGTATCGACCGCTATTACAGCTTTAATGATAATGGCAGCAATGGTGGCACAACCCGTGAACACGAGATAGCTACTATGAAGCTGGACGATCTGGATCACGTAAAGGTTGTTTACCAGCCAATGCTTTGCCAGCATTGCGATCATGCACCTTGCGAAACTGTGTGCCCGGTACTGGCAACAGTACACTCCTCCGAAGGTTTAAACCACATGGCTTATAACCGTTGTATCGGTACACGTTACTGCGCTAATAACTGCCCATATAAAGTTCGCCGTTTCAACTGGTTTAACTACTGGAACGATGCACGTTTTGAAAACTACTTACAGGGCGATCATACCCAACTGGTACTTAACCCTGATGTAACCACCCGTTTCCGTGGTGTGATGGAAAAATGCTCTATGTGTATCCAGCGCATCCAGGCAGGTAAATTAAAGGCCAAGATTGAAAAACGCCCGCTGAAAGATGGTGACGTTAAAGTGGCCTGCCAGCAAACATGCCCTGCAAATGCGATTGTATTTGGTGATGGAAATGATCCTGAATCAGAAGTGTCAAAAGCTTTAAAAAGCGAAAGAACTTATTACGTTCTGGAAGAGTTGGGTGTACAGCCAGGCGTTGGATACCAGGTAAAAGTTAGAAATATATCTGAATTAGAAGCTTAA
- a CDS encoding DUF4349 domain-containing protein produces MNKVAQLGIRVNDQKIEVADKTLDYLSTRLKLKNQNELVDAQKKTTVNKKDPDNLLAFKNNMVDEQINNRKIDDSVKLSTVVLVFYETNAVSKRMMADNNLADYQQPFSKRFGMSFETGWNVFVEVLIGISNFWILIPVGLVIWLAIRYFKRKALVKG; encoded by the coding sequence ATGAACAAGGTTGCCCAACTGGGGATCAGGGTAAACGATCAAAAAATAGAGGTTGCAGACAAAACATTGGACTACCTGTCAACGCGGCTTAAACTTAAAAACCAAAACGAATTGGTTGATGCGCAAAAGAAAACAACCGTCAATAAAAAAGACCCGGATAATTTGCTGGCCTTTAAAAACAACATGGTTGATGAGCAAATAAACAACCGTAAAATTGATGATTCGGTTAAATTGAGTACCGTCGTCCTTGTTTTTTATGAAACCAACGCAGTCAGCAAAAGGATGATGGCTGATAATAACCTGGCAGATTATCAGCAACCATTTTCCAAACGATTCGGTATGTCATTTGAGACCGGCTGGAATGTATTTGTAGAGGTATTGATCGGTATTTCAAACTTTTGGATATTGATACCTGTCGGCCTTGTAATTTGGCTGGCGATCAGGTATTTCAAAAGAAAAGCCTTAGTTAAAGGTTGA
- a CDS encoding DUF3341 domain-containing protein produces the protein MSSTKYILGLFADPDEMMHGIDLLQKNSVPIYDVFTPMPIHGIEKKLGIKDSRLGFAAFMFGCLGGTTIFSIAYYMLVHDWPMNIGGKPAFAIPDFVPITFEWTVLFTAFGMTLTFFFATHLFPGRTPRVMDLRATDDRFVIAIDAKGNTPHDDITKILKEAGAVEVKHNDRKYVSYE, from the coding sequence ATGAGCAGTACCAAATATATTTTAGGCCTTTTTGCAGACCCCGATGAAATGATGCACGGGATAGATCTGTTACAAAAGAATAGTGTGCCAATTTATGATGTTTTCACCCCGATGCCGATTCACGGTATCGAAAAGAAACTCGGCATTAAGGATTCGCGTTTAGGTTTTGCAGCTTTTATGTTTGGCTGCCTGGGTGGCACAACCATCTTCAGCATCGCTTACTATATGCTGGTGCATGACTGGCCGATGAACATTGGTGGTAAGCCGGCATTTGCAATACCCGACTTTGTTCCCATTACGTTTGAATGGACCGTATTGTTTACGGCTTTCGGCATGACCCTTACTTTCTTCTTTGCAACACACCTTTTCCCGGGCCGTACGCCAAGGGTTATGGATCTGCGTGCAACAGATGACAGGTTTGTGATTGCTATTGACGCAAAAGGAAATACACCACACGACGATATTACTAAAATTTTAAAAGAAGCAGGAGCTGTTGAAGTAAAGCATAACGACAGAAAATATGTTAGCTATGAATAA
- a CDS encoding DUF4349 domain-containing protein, with protein sequence MKTKFLIPLAGLALLCACKGKSNSSESADTLKASADSTKEVMRAAKIIHSDTIQSHPKVVKTAGIRFQVKSVRQATEQITALTDSYHGEVTHQVMQSAVVDSVDVRKSDDSVMRVTLINSTAEMTVKIPPQTWWLL encoded by the coding sequence ATGAAAACAAAATTTTTAATCCCGCTTGCGGGGCTGGCATTGCTATGCGCATGCAAGGGCAAAAGTAATTCAAGTGAATCTGCAGATACGCTAAAAGCATCGGCAGATTCAACGAAAGAAGTAATGCGCGCAGCAAAAATTATTCATAGTGATACAATTCAAAGTCATCCTAAAGTGGTAAAAACAGCCGGCATACGGTTCCAGGTAAAGAGTGTGCGGCAAGCAACGGAGCAAATTACAGCACTTACAGACAGCTACCACGGCGAGGTAACTCATCAGGTAATGCAGTCGGCCGTGGTGGATAGCGTGGATGTGCGAAAAAGTGACGACTCCGTTATGCGGGTTACCCTTATTAATTCAACGGCGGAGATGACCGTTAAAATCCCCCCGCAAACCTGGTGGCTTTTATGA
- a CDS encoding quinol:cytochrome C oxidoreductase, translated as MKTSHSFDERFQFQGKAKTWSLVLMAIGVIGIAFGFLSGGGERTFANLLLMSYYFACVCTCGVFFLAVQYVAQAGWSAAILRIPQAFAKALPVAAVILFAVIFLGIFMTHTGLNEYGKQTTIPYLYKIWAVKGVTTPGDPNYDSVITAKSGYLNVPFFLIRIALYLVCYSGLGALLVKYSNNEDALGGMFNYNKSFKVSVIFLVIFGFTVPLFAFDTIMSLEAHWFSTMFGWYNFAALWVGGLSVITLTIIILRQNGYLEWVTEDHLHNLGQLMFGFSVFWTYLWFAQFLLTWYANIPEESAYFYRRWQPEFIGWFWLNIVVNFLTPLLLLMKRDSKRLVPVLKVACIILICGHWLDYWQMIMPGAVGPQSHWYTEISWPEITIFFGFAGLFIFTMLNALSKFNSLIPKKHPLLDESLHHHI; from the coding sequence ATGAAGACTTCTCATAGTTTCGACGAACGATTTCAATTTCAAGGCAAAGCCAAAACCTGGAGCCTTGTATTGATGGCTATTGGCGTAATTGGAATAGCATTCGGTTTTTTATCAGGCGGCGGCGAACGTACATTTGCTAACCTGCTGCTGATGTCCTATTATTTTGCTTGCGTTTGTACCTGCGGCGTATTTTTTCTGGCTGTACAGTATGTAGCCCAGGCTGGCTGGTCAGCTGCCATCCTGAGGATTCCACAGGCTTTCGCAAAAGCATTACCTGTTGCTGCCGTAATATTATTTGCAGTTATTTTTCTGGGCATTTTCATGACCCATACCGGCCTTAACGAATATGGTAAACAAACCACTATCCCTTATTTATACAAAATTTGGGCAGTAAAAGGTGTAACTACCCCCGGTGATCCAAATTACGACTCAGTTATCACTGCCAAATCAGGTTACCTGAATGTGCCCTTTTTCCTTATCCGTATCGCCTTATACCTGGTATGTTATTCAGGATTAGGCGCTTTGCTGGTGAAATATTCTAACAATGAAGATGCTTTAGGCGGTATGTTTAACTACAACAAAAGCTTTAAAGTTTCGGTTATTTTCCTGGTGATATTCGGCTTTACCGTTCCGTTGTTTGCTTTTGATACCATCATGTCCTTAGAGGCACACTGGTTTTCAACTATGTTTGGCTGGTACAATTTTGCGGCATTATGGGTTGGCGGCTTATCAGTAATTACCCTTACCATCATCATTTTACGTCAAAATGGGTACCTGGAATGGGTTACTGAAGATCACCTGCACAATTTAGGCCAGTTAATGTTTGGCTTCTCTGTATTCTGGACCTACCTATGGTTCGCACAATTCCTGCTAACCTGGTATGCCAATATACCTGAAGAGTCGGCTTATTTTTACAGAAGGTGGCAACCTGAGTTTATAGGATGGTTCTGGTTAAATATCGTTGTCAATTTCCTTACGCCATTACTGTTATTGATGAAACGCGATTCAAAACGCCTGGTACCGGTATTAAAGGTGGCATGTATCATCCTGATCTGCGGTCACTGGCTTGATTACTGGCAAATGATTATGCCTGGCGCTGTTGGCCCGCAATCACACTGGTATACCGAGATCAGCTGGCCGGAGATCACCATATTTTTTGGTTTTGCAGGTTTATTTATCTTTACCATGCTGAATGCGCTAAGTAAATTTAACTCACTGATACCAAAGAAACACCCGTTGCTGGACGAGAGCCTCCATCATCACATATAG
- the nrfD gene encoding NrfD/PsrC family molybdoenzyme membrane anchor subunit: protein MASHSESIIREPLITGKDITYAQITNDVLRPVENMPGKAWWIGFVVAVLGACLWLFSVSWTFWYGIGEWGLNKTVGWAWDITGFVWWVGIGHAGTLISAILLLFRQNWRNSINRSAEAMTIFAVICAASYIVCHMGRPWMFVYSLPLPNTYTLWVNFNSPLIWDVFAISTYFSVSLVFWYTGLLPDLATIRDRATGLRRKIYSFCSFGWTGSVKTWQRFETVCLILAGISTPLVLSVHTIVSMDFATSLEPGWHTTIFPPYFVAGAIFSGFAMVQTLLLVTRKVLGLENYITMFHIEAMNKIILLTGSIVGVAYLTEFFIAFYSGGEYEQYTFLNRFIGPYWWAGCMMYGCNVLMTQLMWFKSIRRNIPIAWVLSIVVNIGMWFERFVIIVVSLHRDFVPSSWAMFYPTWVDMSIFIGSIGLFFTMFLLFIRVLPSIAMAEVKLILKSSSEQAKKKLMAHGDLDEEQVEFYKESLVKFDSVEISDYQKA from the coding sequence ATGGCATCTCATAGTGAATCAATAATAAGAGAACCGTTAATTACAGGCAAAGACATCACCTATGCCCAAATTACTAACGATGTTCTTCGCCCAGTAGAAAATATGCCGGGGAAAGCCTGGTGGATAGGCTTTGTGGTGGCTGTTTTAGGGGCTTGCCTTTGGTTATTTTCCGTTAGCTGGACCTTTTGGTACGGTATAGGCGAGTGGGGACTTAACAAAACCGTTGGATGGGCCTGGGATATTACAGGTTTCGTTTGGTGGGTAGGTATTGGTCACGCCGGTACGCTTATTTCGGCTATCTTGTTGCTGTTCCGTCAAAACTGGCGTAACTCCATCAACCGCTCGGCTGAAGCGATGACTATTTTCGCTGTAATTTGCGCGGCTTCGTATATCGTTTGTCACATGGGCCGCCCATGGATGTTTGTTTATTCGTTACCGTTACCAAATACCTATACACTTTGGGTTAACTTTAACTCACCACTCATCTGGGACGTATTTGCGATATCAACATACTTCTCTGTATCATTGGTATTCTGGTATACAGGTTTGTTGCCCGATTTAGCTACTATTCGCGACCGTGCTACAGGTTTACGCCGCAAAATTTATTCTTTCTGCTCATTCGGGTGGACAGGATCTGTAAAAACATGGCAGCGTTTTGAAACAGTTTGTTTGATCCTGGCCGGTATTTCTACTCCACTGGTACTTTCGGTACACACCATTGTATCCATGGACTTTGCTACCTCGCTTGAACCAGGATGGCATACCACTATTTTCCCTCCCTATTTCGTTGCCGGGGCAATTTTCTCGGGCTTCGCGATGGTACAGACGCTGTTATTGGTTACCCGTAAGGTATTAGGACTGGAGAATTATATCACCATGTTCCATATCGAGGCGATGAACAAGATCATCCTTTTAACAGGATCTATCGTTGGTGTTGCTTATTTAACAGAATTCTTTATCGCCTTTTACTCAGGCGGCGAATATGAACAATACACATTTCTTAACAGGTTCATCGGGCCTTACTGGTGGGCAGGTTGCATGATGTACGGATGTAACGTACTGATGACCCAACTGATGTGGTTTAAATCCATCCGCAGAAATATCCCTATTGCATGGGTATTATCTATCGTGGTAAACATTGGTATGTGGTTTGAAAGGTTTGTGATTATCGTTGTTTCCCTGCACCGTGACTTTGTTCCTTCAAGCTGGGCAATGTTTTATCCTACCTGGGTTGACATGAGTATCTTCATCGGCTCAATAGGTTTATTTTTTACTATGTTCCTGCTGTTTATAAGGGTGTTACCTTCAATAGCAATGGCCGAAGTAAAATTGATCCTGAAGAGTTCAAGTGAGCAGGCCAAGAAAAAATTAATGGCACACGGAGACCTGGATGAAGAGCAGGTAGAATTTTATAAAGAATCATTGGTGAAATTTGACAGCGTTGAGATTTCTGATTACCAAAAAGCATAA
- a CDS encoding DUF4349 domain-containing protein: protein MKTKFLIPLAGLAFLCACKGKSGSYELLNNSSSADTVSKDSVSGPKLVKTAGIHFKVKNVQQTAEHITALTTGINGMVIHHQMGSTAGRSQDIRISNDSVMRVTAFNTTAEMTVKIPSTKLDEFLNQVGHLGIYVNDRSMDITDKSLDYLSAQLKLKSRAELVSQQKKGKIVIKKPEDVLNLKDDMIDQQIGNRQIDDAVKNSIVTLSFYQSNTINKEVIANDDPSAYNLPFFRRLGMAIENGWGIFVDVIIGMAKLWVFIIAIIGVWVLVRNYRIKKMIAPAKV from the coding sequence ATGAAAACAAAATTTTTAATCCCGCTTGCGGGGCTGGCATTTCTTTGCGCATGCAAAGGCAAATCGGGCAGTTACGAGCTTCTGAACAACAGCAGCAGCGCCGATACGGTTAGTAAAGATTCGGTTTCCGGGCCGAAACTGGTAAAAACCGCAGGCATCCATTTCAAAGTGAAAAATGTGCAGCAAACCGCCGAACATATAACGGCGCTTACTACAGGTATTAATGGTATGGTGATCCACCACCAGATGGGTTCAACTGCCGGGCGCAGCCAGGATATCCGTATCAGTAATGATTCGGTTATGCGGGTAACCGCCTTTAATACCACTGCCGAAATGACGGTAAAGATCCCTTCAACTAAACTGGATGAGTTTTTGAACCAGGTGGGCCATTTGGGTATTTATGTGAATGACCGCAGCATGGATATCACGGATAAATCGCTCGATTACCTCTCCGCGCAGCTGAAACTTAAAAGCCGGGCCGAACTGGTAAGCCAGCAAAAAAAAGGAAAGATCGTGATTAAAAAACCTGAAGATGTGTTGAATTTAAAAGATGATATGATCGACCAGCAGATTGGTAACCGGCAGATTGACGATGCGGTTAAAAACAGCATTGTTACCCTGAGCTTTTATCAGAGCAATACCATCAATAAGGAGGTAATTGCCAATGATGACCCGTCGGCATACAATCTTCCCTTTTTCAGGCGCCTGGGTATGGCCATTGAAAACGGCTGGGGGATATTCGTAGATGTTATTATAGGTATGGCCAAATTGTGGGTGTTTATAATAGCAATTATCGGCGTTTGGGTGCTGGTCCGAAACTACCGGATTAAAAAGATGATTGCACCAGCTAAAGTTTAA
- a CDS encoding c-type cytochrome: protein MLAMNKIKILGTIAVAITATIAISSCKDKRSTGWEYAPNMYEHLAYDPDQINDNFKDGKTAQVPPAGTTPIGFVRFDYPNSKDGYEKASVEVKSTLPQTQANFTEGKLLFTSYCSPCHGLSGKGDGLVVAHGFPAPPSYSTGVSSRGGNMKDLTDGKIYHTITYGVNAMGSYASQLDPTERWKVVMYVHHLQTL from the coding sequence ATGTTAGCTATGAATAAAATAAAAATATTGGGCACAATAGCTGTTGCTATCACTGCTACGATAGCTATTTCATCGTGCAAGGATAAAAGAAGTACTGGCTGGGAATACGCTCCCAATATGTACGAGCACCTTGCCTATGACCCGGACCAGATAAATGATAACTTTAAGGATGGCAAAACCGCCCAGGTACCACCCGCAGGTACAACGCCTATAGGTTTTGTACGTTTTGATTATCCAAATTCAAAGGATGGTTATGAAAAAGCCAGCGTGGAAGTAAAAAGCACGCTGCCGCAAACACAGGCAAATTTTACCGAAGGTAAATTATTATTCACCTCCTATTGCTCACCCTGCCACGGTTTAAGCGGCAAAGGTGATGGTTTGGTGGTTGCCCATGGCTTTCCGGCGCCTCCATCATATTCAACCGGTGTATCGTCACGTGGTGGCAATATGAAAGACCTTACTGACGGCAAAATTTATCATACAATTACTTATGGTGTAAACGCGATGGGCTCATATGCTTCACAGCTTGACCCTACCGAAAGATGGAAAGTAGTTATGTATGTTCACCATTTACAAACTTTATAA